The DNA region ATTCTGTTGGTATGTGGACGCCTACGGATACTTGTTCCATTTTTAGTGGCAGAATTGGTCTGAGCAGCTTGATTATTTCTCGCGCTTGTTCTTCTACGGGCTTGAAGGGGTCTATTGAGTAGTGGATTTGTTCTAGGGCGTTTTCTATGCGTAATGGTGGATGTGGAAGGTTTGTTTTGGGGTCGACGCATTGTCTTGATATGAAGTCTACTATTTGTTTTCTTTTGTCCTCAATCATTTTTCTTCTTTGTTCAGTTGTTAGTTGCAGTGTTCCTTTTTTCAGTATTATTTCTGCTATTTTTAGTGGTTCTGTTGTTCCGAAGGCTTTGCGGAGGTTTTCTTCTGAGACTTTTGTGCCTTTGTTTGCATCTGAAAATATGGTTTCAGTTACTAACACTTCGGTTATTGCGGTGATTTTTCCCATTCGATAATCTAATGCTTTTTGAGGCTTTACGAGCACTTCAAAGTGTTCGTTATCCTTTATTATGCGTGCGACGGTGTACTTTTCGCTCATCAGCGTTTCACTTGCCCAGTCCCAACTCTTTCATGTAACTTTCAATTCTGTCGTCGCCTAACATTTCCATCTTCTTTGTTGCTGAAGGAATGACAGCTATTTTTATTCTTGGCGGCAGTTGTCTGGCTTCTAGGGCTTTTACTAAACATTTTACTGCAAGTTTTGTGGCGTCTTCTAGCACCATGTCTTCGCGGTATTCTTCCTTCAATATTGATAGCACGGTTTCTCTTCCAGCGCCTAAAGCAGTAGCCTTGTAGCCTCTGTATGTTCCGCTTGGATGCGTTCCTAACAGTCTGTTTCCTGCCTTATCAACTCCGCCGAAAATCATTGAAACTCCGAAAGGTCTAACGCCTGCGTGTTGTGTGTATAGTTGTTTTATGTCGCAGATTCTTTTGGTTACAACTTCCACGTCTATGGGCTCGTCATAAGTTAGTCTGTTACTTTGAGCGTACACTCTTGCTTGGTCTATAAGAATGCGCGCGTCAGAGCTTAAACCAACTATTGCTGCGCCGACATGCTCGTCTACTTTGAAAATTTTCCAGGAGTATTCTGCGTCCTCGAGGGGCTCGACGGTTTCTTCCGCACCCAAAACTATTCCTTCGGAGCAACGTATTCCCAAAATTGTTGCTCCACGGTTAACTAATTCCATTGCGTATTCTACTTGGAACAGTCTGCCGTCTGGTGAGAAAACAGTTATGGCACGGTCATATGCTCCTGGCGCTGCAAATACGGACATAACATATCTACCTCTCACTATTACCTAGTACATTTGCAGACTTTCATATGACATCTTGACTAAAAACCTTTTCCTAAAATATTCTTGCTTTTTGCAGAATGGTTGGTTTCTTTCAGTTGTCTCTTTTGATAGACCCTCCCTTATATATAGGTTGAACTTCTGGTAGGCTGGTTTTGGGAGCGTGGCTTATTCTTTCCAGTCTAGGAGTCTTTTTTCTCCTTCAATTTTCTTTAACTCTGTCAAGTCTTGTGTTACTTCCATTGTTCCAAGGTATTTTCCGTTTTGGTCTCTCACAGCGAAGTATCTTATGTGTATTAGGCGGTTGTTCATTGTAATCCAGAATTCCGCCACATCTCTTTTGCCTGTTTTGAAGGCTTCTAAAATCTTGTTTACTATGTGAACGCTTTTTTGTGGGTGGCAGAGCTGAACTTTTCGGCCTATGACGGCTTTTGTGCGGACAAATATTCTTTTTTCTGCTTTGTTGAAGTATTTCACGGCGTCATTTGCGTCGACGAATGATATATCAATTGGAAGTGTGTTCAAAATGGCTTCAATTTCGTCTTTTGAGAGAGAACCAGTTTCAAATTGTACTATACCCTCTTGTGTTAATGCTTCTTCTTTTTTTGTTTCTTCAGATTTTGGTGCTACTATAATGTGTGGCGGCGTGAAACAGCAGTATCCAATTTCATCAAACTCTCGCCTAATATCTGTCCATTCTTCCTTTGTAACAACTTTCAATGCTGTTGGAAATAGTATGTTGTTTTCTTTGAAAAAGTGGCTGGGGAGAATTTCGTTTAATGCAGCAGAGGCTTCTGCAAGCTGTTTCTTAAAATCTTGAAAATCTATGTTGTCGTATTTTCCGATTAGGTTGCTGAGTTGTTTCTTTTTCTCTCTTATCTGGTTGTGTTCCATCCACATTATTGCTGGTGGCTCGGTGATTCCATGTTTTTCTATGACTGGGAAGAGCACGTTTTCTTCGCGTAAGTAATGTTTTTCTGAGTCTGTGAAATCTCTTGCTATGTGTTGCAGTTGGTGGATTGCGTCTCCAATGTAGTTTTTGTCGTTTATCTGCTTAATTTTGTTTGTAACAGAAGCGAGTTTTTCTGCGAGTTGTAACATAATCTTATGTTCTTCTAATAGAATTCCAATGGGATGTTCCGGAGGAATCTCTGGCTTCTGTTTTTCTAATTGTTCCCTAAAAACTGCAAGGTGAACATCGCATAGGCGTTGAATTTCCTCTCTCGGCATGCCTTCCTTTACGAGTTCATTCTCAATTTTAGCAATTTCCTCAGAGCTTATACTTCCCAAAAATTGTTTAAATCTCTCTTTTACTTGTTGAGGCGGAACGCCCGCATGTAACTGCGTGATTATTTCTTTCAGTATTTTCTTTTTGTTCTCGGCTATTTCGCTCATCACGGCGTCTCCTTAATCTTTCCAGCAAGAGTTTTGCCCAGTTCAACTATTTTACTGATATCATTCTCTGTTGGTGGACCGTTAACTTCTAATGCGCCGACAACTTCTATTTTTGATGGACCGAGAACTTCTTGAACTTGCTTTATTGTGCCTCCGCCCCACCCATAAGAGCTTAGAACGACGGCGAATTTGAGTGGCGGTTTCAAAGCTTTCACTAAATAAGAGGCGTAAACAGCTAATGGGTGTGCACCGCCTAAGACTGTTGGTGCGCCTAACACTATGGCTTTTGAATCTACCAAATCTTTGGCTACGTCTCTAATATCGCTTAATGCTAAATTATGTACTACAATTTGGATGCCTTCAGACGCTAATGTGTCCGCGATTGCTTGTATCATTTTTTCTGTGCTGTTCCACATTGTTACGTAAACTATGATTGCTTTTTGTTTGGTTTCTCCGTTTGCCCACTTATAATAGGCATTTCGTATGCGTTCGGGATTTCTATGGATTGGTCCGTGGCTTGGCGCAATCATCTTGATTTCTAAATCCTTTATCTTTTCCAGCGCTCTTTTAGCCATGACAGCAAAAGGCATCATTATTTCACCCCAGTATCTTTGAGCGTGAACAAGCAAGTCTTCCACTTCATCGTCATATTGTCCCTTTGCCAAGTGTGAACCGAAAAAGTCGCATGGAAACAGAATTTTATCCTCTTGCAGATACGTGAACATTGTTTCTGGCCAGTGAAGCATCGGCGCTTCTATAAAACGTAAGGTTTTGCCTCCTAAATCAATGGTTTCTTGGTCTTTCACTGCGATTATTCTTTCTTCTGGGACGTTGTAGAATATTTGGGCCATTTTTGCGCCTTTAGTTGTTGTCACTAGTTTAGCTTTAGGGCTAAGTCTCATTATGTATGGTATTGCGCCTGCGTGGTCTGGTTCTGCATGGTTCATTATTACGTAGTCAATTTCGCTTGGGTCCACAAGCGTGTGTATTTTTTCTTTTAGTTCTTTCTCGAAGCCTGGGTTTACTGTGTCTATTAATGCTGTTTTGTTTTTGCCGATTACTAGGTAGGCGTTGTAGCTTGTTCCTTTTGGTAGTGGAATTAATGCGTCGAAAAGTCTGCGGTTCCAGTCTCTAATGCCGACCCAGTAAACGTTTTCTGAAAGTTTGGTTGTGTTTCTCCATTTCATGTTGGGTTCCCTCATTTTAATATTACAATTGTAATAAAGTATATTTATGCCTTTCTACACAATACTACCCGGAGACAACATAAATGTCGCTTCCCTGCGAAGTCGCAGTAAAATGCCTACTACCGCCAGTCCGCGCTATGATAGCCAAAACACTCACAACAAAGTATAATCTAACACAGACAGAAGCAGCTAAACGATTAGGAATAAGCCAACCCGCCATAAGCCTATACGAAAGAAAAATGCGCGGTAAAGCCATAAACCTAGAGAACGACCCAGAAATAACAAAGCTAATAGAGAATCTGGCGGAAGCCTTAGCAGAAGGTGATTTATCCCGTAAAAGCTTCATTCAAGCATTCTGCGAAATCTGCAAAACAATACGTTCCAAAAGCTTGCTATGCCAAATGCACAAAACCCTTGACCCTGCAATCGATGTAGAAAAATGTGGATTATGCTTGCTCACAGATGCGCTGAAGTGTGTGTAAATGTTTGGGCAATATTTAATAACGTTTAGAGAGACTCTCGAAGCGGCGCTGATAGCCGCAATAATACTGTCTTACCTAGTCAGAAGCGGCAGATATGGTTTGGCACGTTACGTATGGTATGGAATATCTCTAGCCGTAGTCGCCAGCCTTAGTTTAGGTGTGATTGTTTGGTTTACATATGGCATTCTTTCAGAAACTTCAAAGCTACTGTTTGAAGCATTGGCGGCGTTCGTTGCCGTTGCAGTTTTGTCCTTCATGATTTATTGGATGGCTGTTAAAGGAAGACATATTCGTGAAGAAATGGAGAAACATGTTGAGCGCGCGGCATCACGAAGCGCCATAATCGGATTGTCTTTGCTTGGATTCATCGTAGTTTTCAGGGAAGGTTTCGAAACTGTCCTTTTTCTCGCGCCATTTTTGTTAAGCGATACAATAGCGACGCTAACCGGAATGTTTTTGGGAATCTTTACTGCGGTCCTGTTGGCTTATGGCATTTTTGTGGTTGGCATGAAAATCAATCTGCAAAGATTCTTTTATTTTACAAGCATAATGTTAATTCTGCTCGCTGGCGGCTTAGCTGGTTACGGCACACATGAACTTCTGGAATACTACGAAGAAACTGGCTATAAAATAGGCTGGCTAAGCGAATCAGCGTATGTTTTGAACATTCCAGCAGACAGCCCATTTCACCATAAAGGCATAATAGGCTCCATATTTGCGGTAATGTTCGGCTACACGGTAAGTGCAGAATGGGCGAGAATGATAGTTCACATTTCCTATCTGGCAATAGCGCTTCCACTTTTGATATGGGTTTATAAAAAATAAGTAAGGAAAATATGGCGAAAGCTTAGAGTTCATGCACTTTTCAATACATTACTCAAAGCGACCGCATTGTTATGTTCTTTGTCCTTAGC from Candidatus Bathyarchaeota archaeon A05DMB-5 includes:
- a CDS encoding helix-turn-helix domain-containing protein — encoded protein: MSLPCEVAVKCLLPPVRAMIAKTLTTKYNLTQTEAAKRLGISQPAISLYERKMRGKAINLENDPEITKLIENLAEALAEGDLSRKSFIQAFCEICKTIRSKSLLCQMHKTLDPAIDVEKCGLCLLTDALKCV
- a CDS encoding ferrous iron transporter, coding for MFGQYLITFRETLEAALIAAIILSYLVRSGRYGLARYVWYGISLAVVASLSLGVIVWFTYGILSETSKLLFEALAAFVAVAVLSFMIYWMAVKGRHIREEMEKHVERAASRSAIIGLSLLGFIVVFREGFETVLFLAPFLLSDTIATLTGMFLGIFTAVLLAYGIFVVGMKINLQRFFYFTSIMLILLAGGLAGYGTHELLEYYEETGYKIGWLSESAYVLNIPADSPFHHKGIIGSIFAVMFGYTVSAEWARMIVHISYLAIALPLLIWVYKK
- a CDS encoding DUF438 domain-containing protein; this encodes MSEIAENKKKILKEIITQLHAGVPPQQVKERFKQFLGSISSEEIAKIENELVKEGMPREEIQRLCDVHLAVFREQLEKQKPEIPPEHPIGILLEEHKIMLQLAEKLASVTNKIKQINDKNYIGDAIHQLQHIARDFTDSEKHYLREENVLFPVIEKHGITEPPAIMWMEHNQIREKKKQLSNLIGKYDNIDFQDFKKQLAEASAALNEILPSHFFKENNILFPTALKVVTKEEWTDIRREFDEIGYCCFTPPHIIVAPKSEETKKEEALTQEGIVQFETGSLSKDEIEAILNTLPIDISFVDANDAVKYFNKAEKRIFVRTKAVIGRKVQLCHPQKSVHIVNKILEAFKTGKRDVAEFWITMNNRLIHIRYFAVRDQNGKYLGTMEVTQDLTELKKIEGEKRLLDWKE
- a CDS encoding FprA family A-type flavoprotein, producing the protein MKWRNTTKLSENVYWVGIRDWNRRLFDALIPLPKGTSYNAYLVIGKNKTALIDTVNPGFEKELKEKIHTLVDPSEIDYVIMNHAEPDHAGAIPYIMRLSPKAKLVTTTKGAKMAQIFYNVPEERIIAVKDQETIDLGGKTLRFIEAPMLHWPETMFTYLQEDKILFPCDFFGSHLAKGQYDDEVEDLLVHAQRYWGEIMMPFAVMAKRALEKIKDLEIKMIAPSHGPIHRNPERIRNAYYKWANGETKQKAIIVYVTMWNSTEKMIQAIADTLASEGIQIVVHNLALSDIRDVAKDLVDSKAIVLGAPTVLGGAHPLAVYASYLVKALKPPLKFAVVLSSYGWGGGTIKQVQEVLGPSKIEVVGALEVNGPPTENDISKIVELGKTLAGKIKETP
- a CDS encoding archaeal proteasome endopeptidase complex subunit alpha, whose translation is MSVFAAPGAYDRAITVFSPDGRLFQVEYAMELVNRGATILGIRCSEGIVLGAEETVEPLEDAEYSWKIFKVDEHVGAAIVGLSSDARILIDQARVYAQSNRLTYDEPIDVEVVTKRICDIKQLYTQHAGVRPFGVSMIFGGVDKAGNRLLGTHPSGTYRGYKATALGAGRETVLSILKEEYREDMVLEDATKLAVKCLVKALEARQLPPRIKIAVIPSATKKMEMLGDDRIESYMKELGLGK
- a CDS encoding ribosome assembly factor SBDS; the encoded protein is MSEKYTVARIIKDNEHFEVLVKPQKALDYRMGKITAITEVLVTETIFSDANKGTKVSEENLRKAFGTTEPLKIAEIILKKGTLQLTTEQRRKMIEDKRKQIVDFISRQCVDPKTNLPHPPLRIENALEQIHYSIDPFKPVEEQAREIIKLLRPILPLKMEQVSVGVHIPTEYAARAYGTIKTFGTIKREEWRGDGSWYGVLEMPAGLYGPFLEKLGEITKGNGEAKIIA